One window of the Emcibacter sp. genome contains the following:
- the argJ gene encoding bifunctional glutamate N-acetyltransferase/amino-acid acetyltransferase ArgJ, translated as MAKEYKKSPLAPEFFPEMPVIEGVELGTASTELKYKGRDDLLLVRFPEGAAVAGVFTKSKTRSAPVDWCRTCLAAGKPARVLLVNAGNANAFTGRAGDDAMQKCIETAAGVTGADNDQIYVSSTGVIGEVLPADRMLTHIEAAAKSDVSWEQAANAIRTTDTFAKGATRHAVIDGRECVLNGIVKGSGMIAPDMATMLGYVFTDADITSPVLQQILSETVGPSFNSITVDSDTSTSDTLLAFASGKSGAGAEISDPADPRLADFRVAFQDLMTDLAHQVVRDGEGATKFIKITVEGAEDDRAAKVIALSIANSPLVKTAIAGEDANWGRIVMAVGKAGEAADRDRLIIEIGGQRLTEAGMASKNYDEDACTAHLKGRDIDIFVDAGVGGPGKATVWTCDLTHGYIDINADYRS; from the coding sequence ATGGCTAAAGAATATAAGAAATCTCCCCTCGCACCGGAATTTTTCCCGGAGATGCCGGTCATAGAGGGTGTTGAACTGGGCACTGCCTCCACAGAACTGAAATACAAGGGGCGGGACGACCTGCTCCTGGTGCGCTTTCCGGAAGGCGCTGCCGTGGCGGGGGTCTTTACCAAGTCCAAAACCCGCTCGGCTCCGGTGGACTGGTGCCGGACGTGCTTGGCGGCCGGGAAACCGGCCCGGGTGCTGCTGGTCAATGCGGGCAATGCCAACGCCTTTACCGGCCGGGCCGGGGATGACGCCATGCAGAAATGTATTGAAACGGCGGCCGGGGTTACCGGGGCAGATAATGACCAGATCTATGTGTCCTCCACCGGCGTGATCGGCGAAGTGTTGCCGGCGGACAGGATGTTGACCCATATCGAGGCGGCGGCGAAAAGTGACGTGAGCTGGGAACAGGCGGCGAACGCCATCCGCACCACGGACACCTTTGCCAAGGGCGCAACCCGGCATGCGGTCATCGATGGCCGTGAATGTGTTCTCAATGGCATCGTCAAGGGCAGCGGCATGATTGCGCCGGATATGGCCACCATGCTGGGCTATGTCTTTACCGATGCGGATATTACGTCTCCTGTTTTACAGCAGATACTCAGTGAAACGGTGGGACCGTCCTTTAACAGCATCACGGTGGATAGCGATACCTCCACTTCTGACACGCTATTGGCCTTTGCCAGCGGCAAAAGCGGCGCCGGTGCCGAAATTTCCGATCCCGCCGATCCGCGTCTGGCTGATTTCCGGGTGGCTTTCCAGGACCTGATGACCGATCTTGCGCACCAGGTGGTGCGGGACGGCGAAGGCGCGACAAAATTCATCAAAATTACCGTGGAGGGGGCCGAAGACGACCGCGCCGCCAAGGTGATTGCGCTTTCCATCGCCAATTCACCGCTGGTCAAGACCGCCATTGCCGGGGAAGACGCCAACTGGGGCCGGATTGTCATGGCCGTGGGAAAGGCTGGCGAAGCGGCGGACCGGGACCGGTTGATCATTGAAATCGGCGGCCAGCGCCTGACCGAAGCGGGTATGGCCTCGAAAAACTATGACGAGGACGCCTGTACGGCTCATCTGAAAGGCCGGGACATCGACATCTTTGTGGATGCGGGGGTCGGCGGTCCGGGCAAGGCCACTGTCTGGACCTGTGATCTGACCCACGGCTATATTGATATTAATGCGGATTATCGGAGTTAG
- a CDS encoding GNAT family N-acetyltransferase, whose amino-acid sequence MIRTIETERLTLRPFEPADAVQMSAIFSDWEVTRWLSTNVPFPFSEQDGLDMIRARDKDWAAGNGASYGAFDRETGEQVGGVRVFSFDEVSEVGYWLARSAWGKGFGTELLRAVVAGCFTHSPIREIVAQTSADNKGSQRILEKAGFIFEGQTPEEFARCGHEHGCGEFFRLKKEDWQKNG is encoded by the coding sequence ATGATCCGAACCATCGAAACGGAAAGACTGACCCTCCGGCCCTTTGAACCGGCAGATGCCGTCCAGATGTCGGCCATCTTTTCGGACTGGGAAGTGACCCGCTGGCTCAGCACCAATGTGCCTTTTCCTTTCTCCGAACAGGACGGGCTGGACATGATCCGGGCCCGCGACAAGGACTGGGCGGCCGGTAACGGGGCTTCTTACGGGGCCTTTGACCGGGAGACCGGCGAACAGGTTGGCGGCGTCAGGGTCTTTTCCTTCGACGAGGTATCCGAGGTGGGCTACTGGCTCGCCCGTTCCGCCTGGGGCAAGGGCTTTGGCACTGAACTTCTCAGGGCGGTGGTAGCGGGCTGTTTCACTCATTCCCCGATCCGGGAGATTGTCGCCCAGACCTCGGCTGATAACAAAGGGTCGCAGCGGATTCTGGAAAAAGCGGGCTTTATATTTGAGGGACAAACGCCTGAAGAATTCGCCCGCTGCGGTCACGAGCACGGTTGCGGGGAATTTTTCCGGCTCAAGAAAGAAGACTGGCAAAAGAATGGCTGA
- the mutT gene encoding 8-oxo-dGTP diphosphatase MutT, with protein sequence MAEEKLCPDIPNRPEGPLPVITVAAVIMVDIDGRILLAQRPEGKSMAGLWEFPGGKLEGGETPERALIRELKEELNIDITEACLAPFTFASHSYEKFHLLMPCFLCRRWDGIVQGLEGQALKWVRINELRDYPMPPADEPLIAMIRDFL encoded by the coding sequence ATGGCTGAAGAAAAACTCTGTCCCGATATCCCGAACCGCCCCGAAGGCCCCCTGCCCGTCATCACCGTGGCGGCGGTGATCATGGTCGATATTGACGGCCGTATTTTGCTGGCCCAGCGGCCGGAAGGCAAAAGCATGGCCGGCCTGTGGGAATTTCCCGGCGGCAAGCTGGAAGGCGGCGAAACCCCGGAACGGGCCCTGATCCGGGAATTGAAGGAAGAGCTGAATATCGATATTACCGAGGCCTGTCTCGCTCCTTTCACCTTTGCTTCACATAGTTATGAGAAATTCCATCTGCTGATGCCCTGTTTCCTGTGCCGTCGTTGGGACGGCATTGTCCAGGGGCTGGAGGGACAGGCGCTGAAATGGGTCAGGATCAATGAGCTCCGGGACTATCCCATGCCGCCGGCGGACGAACCGCTGATCGCCATGATCCGGGATTTCCTGTAA
- a CDS encoding ATP-binding protein encodes MSETTYLVHLVCGSTGAGKTTHALKLSEELGAIHFPIDEWMTTLFWMDSPEPIRHDWAMERIDRCESQIWILVRRLAEKGIAVVLDLGFTRRDHRRKIAELAAEAGFPLRLHFIDVPAGERWRRVEKRNAEKGETFAMEVDREMFDFMEGIWEAPHEAEMTALNGVRVS; translated from the coding sequence ATGTCTGAGACAACTTATCTGGTGCATCTGGTCTGTGGCTCCACCGGGGCCGGCAAGACCACCCATGCGCTGAAGCTGTCGGAAGAGCTGGGCGCCATTCATTTCCCCATTGATGAATGGATGACGACCCTGTTCTGGATGGACAGCCCGGAACCCATTCGCCACGACTGGGCCATGGAACGGATAGACCGCTGCGAAAGCCAGATCTGGATCCTGGTCCGGCGTCTGGCGGAAAAGGGAATAGCTGTGGTTCTGGATCTGGGGTTTACCCGGCGCGATCACCGGCGGAAAATCGCCGAACTGGCCGCGGAAGCCGGATTTCCCCTGCGGCTTCATTTTATCGATGTGCCGGCCGGTGAACGCTGGAGGCGGGTCGAGAAGCGCAATGCGGAAAAGGGTGAAACCTTCGCCATGGAAGTGGACCGGGAGATGTTTGATTTTATGGAAGGCATCTGGGAAGCACCCCATGAGGCTGAGATGACGGCCCTGAACGGCGTGCGAGTAAGTTAA
- a CDS encoding DUF3800 domain-containing protein, translated as MYLMYVDESGDPGHNVNITKYFILSSIVVHEQDWQLFIDRLVQFRRVLRDSYGLPLRAEIHAVEYLRKQVFNIPKYERLALMRNFIDELAKMPIAITSVVINKQEFLRRRMFAEGDDIFITAWKYLFQRFENTLGWGNFPRSQTSDKGIAITDNTDGGKLIKLVRKMSVYNPVPNVGGRGFRPLPIQRVIEDPHFKDSVMSLPIQACDVCAYFLMQYYNPNKYVKSKGADKYYFRLAPVLNNNASRTNKFGIVEYP; from the coding sequence ATGTATCTTATGTATGTAGATGAGAGTGGTGATCCGGGTCACAACGTCAATATCACTAAGTATTTCATACTATCTTCGATAGTTGTCCACGAGCAGGACTGGCAGCTTTTTATTGATAGACTAGTTCAATTTAGGAGGGTGTTGCGAGACTCTTATGGTTTGCCATTAAGGGCAGAAATCCATGCTGTGGAGTACTTAAGAAAACAAGTTTTTAATATTCCAAAGTATGAACGGTTAGCTCTGATGCGCAATTTTATTGATGAGCTTGCCAAAATGCCTATAGCAATTACTAGCGTTGTTATAAACAAACAAGAGTTTCTGCGAAGGCGGATGTTTGCTGAAGGGGATGATATTTTTATTACTGCATGGAAATATCTTTTTCAGCGATTTGAAAATACGCTTGGTTGGGGGAATTTTCCAAGAAGCCAGACAAGCGACAAGGGCATTGCGATTACTGATAACACCGATGGTGGGAAATTGATAAAACTTGTTCGGAAAATGTCTGTCTACAATCCTGTTCCTAATGTGGGTGGCAGAGGCTTTCGCCCGCTTCCCATACAAAGGGTAATCGAAGATCCCCACTTTAAAGACTCCGTTATGAGTCTGCCTATTCAGGCTTGTGATGTTTGTGCTTATTTCTTAATGCAGTACTATAACCCAAACAAGTATGTGAAATCCAAAGGGGCAGATAAATACTATTTCAGATTGGCGCCGGTCTTGAACAACAATGCATCAAGAACTAATAAATTTGGAATTGTGGAATACCCGTAA
- a CDS encoding methyltransferase domain-containing protein: MTNSDWSDKKEQNPFAPQTAVVFDRRQVRLHRDRAAPIFENHDFMFREVADRLCDKLLDVNRTFHKILDLGSHRGELGAHLLKDQPELLIRQDLSRRMLEYTGGTNVQADEEFLPYRAESLDLVMSNLSLHWVNDLPGSLIQIRNILKPDGLFLGAMFGGDTLTELRQSLMQAEINMDRGTAPHVSPFVDVRDAGSLLQRAGFALPVVDTDRITVTYRDALSLMTELRGMGESNALHKKFRGFSSREMIMETARVYQDLFADERGRIKVTFDILYLMGWAPHESQQKPLKPGSAKMRLADALGVKEQSTGDKAGS, encoded by the coding sequence ATGACAAACAGCGACTGGTCCGACAAGAAAGAACAGAATCCCTTTGCCCCGCAGACGGCGGTCGTCTTCGACCGGCGGCAGGTACGGCTGCACCGGGACCGGGCCGCGCCGATCTTTGAAAATCATGACTTTATGTTTCGGGAAGTGGCCGACCGGTTGTGTGACAAGCTGCTGGATGTAAACCGGACGTTTCACAAAATCCTCGACCTCGGCAGTCACCGGGGCGAGCTGGGCGCCCATTTGCTGAAAGATCAGCCCGAGCTTCTGATCCGCCAGGACCTGTCCCGCAGGATGCTGGAATATACCGGCGGCACCAACGTCCAGGCGGATGAGGAATTTCTGCCCTACCGGGCCGAAAGCCTGGATCTGGTGATGAGCAACCTGAGCCTGCACTGGGTCAATGACCTGCCGGGCAGCCTGATCCAGATCCGCAATATCCTCAAACCCGACGGGCTTTTTCTCGGCGCCATGTTCGGCGGCGACACCCTGACCGAATTACGGCAAAGCCTGATGCAGGCGGAGATCAATATGGACCGGGGCACCGCCCCCCATGTCAGTCCCTTCGTCGATGTGCGGGATGCGGGATCATTGCTGCAGCGGGCCGGGTTCGCCCTGCCGGTGGTCGATACGGACCGGATCACGGTGACCTACAGGGACGCCCTGTCGCTGATGACCGAACTTCGCGGTATGGGCGAGAGTAATGCGCTCCACAAAAAATTCAGGGGTTTTTCCAGCCGGGAAATGATCATGGAAACGGCAAGGGTTTATCAGGACCTGTTCGCCGACGAGCGCGGCCGCATTAAAGTGACCTTTGATATCCTCTATCTGATGGGCTGGGCCCCCCATGAAAGCCAGCAAAAACCCCTGAAGCCCGGCAGCGCCAAAATGCGCCTCGCCGATGCGCTGGGGGTGAAAGAACAAAGCACCGGGGATAAGGCGGGCAGTTAA